A genomic region of Polyangiaceae bacterium contains the following coding sequences:
- a CDS encoding ferritin-like domain-containing protein: protein MKEPTDMGMNRTGAGVSPIDSKDMAKVAEECTVSPPGDESEIAELRVSYISTSSVMGTMPPPTTIKGVVRTVIEGLTANPAVFLDKLGERLAFERTGARLYEALLAKYDAQGSYDGGPSRELLAEFHNDEVRHFHVMKSALESLGADPTAVTPSANIAGVEAMGIMQVITDPRATLAQSLHAILVAELADTEGWELLIELATMLGHDAMADDFRDAIRAEERHLAYVRQWVVNHAMKDAEGMEQKAA, encoded by the coding sequence GCTGGAGTGAGCCCGATCGATTCGAAAGACATGGCAAAAGTAGCGGAAGAATGCACGGTGAGTCCGCCTGGCGACGAGAGCGAAATAGCCGAATTGCGCGTTTCGTACATCTCCACGTCGTCCGTCATGGGCACGATGCCTCCGCCCACGACCATCAAGGGTGTCGTTCGTACGGTCATCGAAGGATTGACGGCGAATCCTGCCGTATTTCTGGACAAACTCGGCGAACGGCTGGCATTCGAACGCACGGGCGCACGCCTCTACGAAGCGCTGCTTGCCAAGTACGACGCGCAGGGATCTTACGATGGAGGTCCGTCGCGTGAGCTGCTCGCGGAATTCCACAATGACGAGGTACGCCATTTCCACGTCATGAAGAGCGCTCTCGAGAGTTTGGGCGCAGATCCGACGGCGGTGACGCCATCGGCCAATATCGCGGGCGTGGAAGCGATGGGAATCATGCAGGTAATCACGGATCCGCGCGCGACGCTGGCGCAATCGCTGCACGCGATTCTCGTGGCGGAACTGGCGGACACGGAGGGTTGGGAGTTATTGATCGAGCTTGCCACGATGCTCGGTCACGACGCCATGGCGGACGATTTCCGCGATGCGATTCGCGCCGAAGAACGGCACTTGGCCTACGTTCGGCAATGGGTGGTGAATCATGCGATGAAGGATGCTGAGGGAATGGAGCAGAAGGCAGCGTAG
- a CDS encoding fibro-slime domain-containing protein, translated as MRGPVCLLGFAALITALPLACSPDASTTVGSSASSSSGSGQGGAGQGGANQGGGEVGGMGQGGDGGVIFPAGVGGAGGGGGGPNCNTILKAIVRDFAVSHPDFEYVVGNDLGIVQSMLGPDAKPVYAGNPTTPTTTGKENFDQWYNDVPGVNIAIPIEIPLMDAGNGTYTFASNAFFPIDDQGFGNEGNIHNYHFTLEMRTQFEYKGGEVFTFTGDDDLFTYINGRLAINLGGVHGAQSSSVDLDARAAELGIVPGNKYSLDFFFAERHTSESNFRIDTTIGCFSEPPVPN; from the coding sequence ATGCGCGGACCCGTTTGTCTTTTAGGCTTTGCGGCGCTGATCACGGCTTTGCCATTGGCATGTTCGCCCGACGCCAGCACCACGGTAGGTTCGAGCGCATCGAGCTCGAGCGGCAGCGGCCAAGGTGGTGCGGGACAAGGCGGCGCCAATCAAGGAGGCGGGGAAGTCGGTGGCATGGGACAAGGTGGCGATGGGGGCGTCATTTTCCCCGCGGGCGTAGGCGGAGCGGGCGGGGGCGGAGGCGGCCCGAATTGCAATACGATTCTCAAGGCAATCGTGCGCGACTTTGCCGTGAGCCATCCTGATTTCGAGTACGTGGTCGGCAATGATTTGGGCATCGTGCAATCGATGCTCGGTCCGGATGCGAAACCCGTTTATGCCGGCAATCCGACGACGCCGACGACGACCGGCAAAGAAAACTTCGATCAATGGTACAACGACGTTCCAGGCGTCAACATCGCGATACCGATCGAAATTCCGCTGATGGATGCCGGCAATGGGACATACACGTTCGCCAGCAATGCGTTTTTCCCGATTGATGACCAAGGCTTTGGCAACGAGGGGAACATTCACAATTATCACTTCACGCTCGAGATGCGTACGCAATTCGAGTACAAAGGCGGTGAGGTGTTCACGTTCACGGGAGACGACGATCTGTTTACGTACATCAATGGCAGGCTCGCCATCAACCTCGGTGGCGTGCACGGCGCTCAGAGCAGCTCCGTGGACCTCGACGCCCGCGCTGCAGAACTAGGGATCGTGCCCGGCAACAAGTATTCGCTCGACTTCTTCTTCGCCGAGCGGCACACGAGCGAATCGAACTTCCGCATCGATACGACGATCGGCTGCTTTTCAGAGCCGCCCGTGCCGAATTGA
- a CDS encoding GreA/GreB family elongation factor: MDKRALLDALRSRLEEERAAMARIALEAAAAVTHEDNKPENDKDMRSTEASYLARGQAERARELERSLALLSSIPVRTFSSGDKIAATALVELSQGTSKLVCFILPVAGGQRIRAGETDVQVVTPTSPLGKALMGLSEGDDAEVSTPQGTKVYEITNVR; this comes from the coding sequence ATGGACAAACGAGCTCTCCTCGATGCACTCCGCTCACGTCTCGAAGAAGAACGAGCTGCGATGGCGCGGATTGCGCTCGAAGCGGCTGCCGCGGTGACGCACGAAGACAACAAGCCCGAAAACGACAAGGACATGCGTTCGACGGAGGCGTCCTACCTCGCTCGAGGGCAAGCCGAACGAGCTCGGGAGCTCGAACGATCCCTTGCGTTGCTCAGCTCCATTCCGGTTCGAACGTTTTCCTCGGGCGACAAGATCGCTGCCACGGCGCTCGTGGAGTTATCACAAGGCACATCGAAGCTCGTTTGCTTCATTTTGCCCGTTGCCGGCGGGCAACGCATTCGCGCGGGTGAAACGGACGTGCAGGTGGTCACTCCGACGAGCCCCCTGGGAAAAGCATTGATGGGTTTATCGGAAGGGGACGACGCGGAAGTGAGCACGCCGCAGGGAACCAAAGTGTATGAGATAACAAACGTACGCTAG